From the genome of Papaver somniferum cultivar HN1 chromosome 2, ASM357369v1, whole genome shotgun sequence, one region includes:
- the LOC113350195 gene encoding vesicle-associated protein 2-2-like — protein sequence MGPELLEIQPQELKFTFELKKQSMCSVHLVNNLDQYVAFKVKTTSPKRYCVRPNIGVVQPRSTCDFTVTMQAQKITPPDMQCKDKFLVQSTIVPFGTTEEDITASMFAKDDGRYIEENKLRVILVSPPHSPVLLPINGSPKQDLTCLDSSVKGQILKEMENYPLLHTCEVAKVSEDLKLSKSAEEFKVVKDVHELKLAEDVQEVKQANDVQYLKQSENVKDFNLEEDVQYINQAENVKDLNLAEEVDGLKMAKNTQELSPDKNVQDLKQTKDVQYLKLDDELKELKPAKDMQEWNLVDVAQEIKLAGDVQDLKLAQEVQDLKQDTDVEKLKLAKDVEELELTIAKLGSMLNKLESKLSEAEATNTKLRKETSTISEEKLTLQQEISMLKTKNGVQNVQKGFPSFFVLMVALISLILGFKLNS from the exons ATGGGACCAGAGCTATTGGAGATTCAGCCTCAAGAACTCAAGTTTACTT TTGAATTGAAGAAGCAAAGCATGTGCTCAGTTCATCTTGTCAACAACTTGGATCAATATGTGGCCTTCAAG gTTAAAACCACGTCTCCCAAGAGATATTGTGTGCGGCCAAACATTGGTGTTGTTCAACCAAGGTCTACTTGTGATTTCACAG TTACTATGCAAGCACAAAAGATAACTCCTCCTGATATGCAATGCAAAGATAAATTCCTTGTTCAGAGCACAATTGTTCCATTTGGAACCACTGAAGAGGACATCACAGCTAGCATG TTCGCCAAAGACGACGGAAGATATATTGAAGAGAACAAATTGAGAGTGATCCTCGTAAGCCCGCCCCATTCTCCAGTGCTGTTACCAATCAATGGAAGTCCAAAACAGGACCTGACTTGTCTtgattcaagtgtaaagggtcAAATTTTGAAAGAAATGGAAAACTATCCGCTGCTTCATACG TGTGAGGTAGCTAAAGTGTCTGAGGATTTAAAGCTATCTAAGTCCGCGGAAGAGTTCAAAGTAGTGAAGGATGTGCATGAATTGAAACTAGCTGAGGATGTTCAGGAGGTGAAACAAGCGAATGATGTGCAGTATTTGAAGCAATCTGAGAATGTGAAGGATTTTAACCTAGAGGAGGATGTGCAGTACATCAACCAAGCTGAGAATGTGAAGGATTTGAACTTAGCGGAGGAAGTCGACGGATTGAAAATGGCCAAGAATACTCAGGAACTGAGTCCAGATAAGAATGTGCAGGATTTGAAGCAAACCAAGGACGTACAGTATTTGAAACTGGATGATGAGTTGAAGGAGTTAAAACCAGCAAAGGATATGCAAGAGTGGAATCTGGTTGATGTTGCTCAAGAGATCAAGCTAGCCGGTGATGTTCAGGATTTGAAGCTGGCCCAGGAAGTTCAGGACTTGAAACAAGACACAGATGTAGAAAAGTTGAAATTAGCCAAGGACGTGGAGGAGTTGGAGTTAACTATAGCGAAGTTGGGATCAATGTTAAACAAATTGGAGTCCAAGCTAAGTGAG GCTGAAGCTACCAACACAAAGTTAAGAAAAGAGACTAGTACAATTAGTGAAGAGAAGCTAACTTTACAACAAGAAATT AGCATGTTAAAAACGAAGAATGGTGTACAAAACGTTCAAAAGGGTTTCCcttctttctttgttttgatgGTCGCGCTAATAAGTTTGATACTTGGATTCAAACTAAACTCTTAG
- the LOC113354364 gene encoding uncharacterized protein LOC113354364: MAEDSPVREIENDTADNYEEEEEEEEVVKALEVEVKQMAKSILDYRQTLQDQLKKSLASLLVAQRPLLVEPVEEGFPSPCTSQTLVPGILSPAGSANQDGAESLESGKVELLAEDDPETARKVLQLKAKVSSNVAALPVVLKRVNDCISKIDNLGTYDANLFPGFKRKKM; encoded by the exons ATGGCGGAAGATTCTCCTGTCCGTGAGATTGAAAATGACACTGCAGATAattatgaggaggaggaggaagaggaggaggttgTAAAAGCTTTGGAGGTGGAAGTAAAGCAAATGGCTAAATCAATACTCGATTACCGTCAGACCCTCCAAGATCAGTTGAAGAAATCACTCGCCAGTCTCCTTGTTGCGCAGAGACCATTGTTGGTAGAACCTGTAGAAGAGGGTTTTCCTTCTCCGTGTACATCTCAGACGCTCGTGCCTGGGATATTAAGTCCAGCTGGCTCTGCAAACCAAG ATGGCGCAGAGAGTTTGGAGTCGGGTAAAGTAGAATTACTAGCAGAAGACGATCCCGAAACTGCAAGGAAGGTATTGCAGCTTAAAGCCAAGGTTTCTAGCAATGTTGCTGCTCTGCCCGTCGTTTTAAAGAGAGTGAATGACTGTATTTCGAAGATAGACAATCTTGGTACTTATGATGCTAACCTTTTTcctggttttaaaagaaaaaagatgtAA